One segment of Candidatus Margulisiibacteriota bacterium DNA contains the following:
- a CDS encoding DEAD/DEAH box helicase encodes MDFVVVDIENTSLQPPNNEIIEIGAVRLQKKDGRYQLTDRYSQLVKPFHEIPPVVQHLTGITARTVKDAPRFREIAGEFRDFVGDAVFVAHNAQFDLSLIDDSLARLDQPPLGRPCLDTQDMVAIAFPAQSSHRLGDLVKSLDIEADAHLHRALADAEATARLLLKSFAAIAALPPAVFQQMRRLLKDYQGVEKDVLEMLAQDKPAERSAGGWKNAIGEKQRFEKSLYLQEKETADALELDLAAEYFAADGKFKDFPHYEHRPQQQEMAAEIITAFNNGEHLLLEAGTGSGKSAAYLISALLWLKRNGGPLVVSTRTKTLQDQLVEKDIPAVLKLFPDDQFQIMVLKGRQNYVCLRRFEELARQLILNKSKDIAKILPLFSWLVSTAQGDLSELHTSIERKYHYQVCSEGLTCLGDACPDRAKCFLQHARRQAKFADLIVVNHALVFSDLLGGGQLLPKHRQIIFDEAHTLEEAATDSWSLEASYGFCTDEVKKLEQQVRRSEFLGLAGKFRENLHGYFEELSRVAREYAVPGEERALRVRDLQKRPALWQALEMLRLETTKHLRKMQKAVDEYLAELPEDADTQPLRSAKNSLQELWKKVEIVAAGADNYVSWLALQKGKAPYDILLKAAPIDVGALLQEHLFTQRDSVIMVSATLTINNSFDYFAGRFGFVRETDRLRRKQLGSPFDYQEKMLCLLPADLGGAGKKDAQLELDIDGLPVRDVRAAEPKAAAATEKEHQLRAAEYLAQLAEITEGRMLALFTSYRSMEQVFRYFKTLADDAGIQAYCQKTHGSRRALLNRLRGNKRTALFGTSSFWEGVDIQGDALSVVAIFKLPFAVPTEPVTEARSEVVAERGGKPFFECALPQAVIRFKQGVGRLIRSKKDRGIITILDERVWTKNYGGAFLRSIPECEIIKATQAEILAKAREWF; translated from the coding sequence ATGGATTTTGTAGTTGTCGATATAGAGAACACCAGTTTGCAGCCGCCGAATAACGAAATTATCGAGATCGGCGCGGTGCGTCTGCAGAAAAAAGACGGCCGCTACCAGCTGACCGACCGCTATTCCCAGCTCGTCAAGCCGTTCCATGAAATACCGCCGGTGGTGCAACATTTGACCGGCATCACCGCGCGGACAGTCAAGGACGCGCCGCGTTTTCGGGAGATTGCTGGCGAGTTCCGGGATTTTGTCGGCGACGCGGTGTTTGTCGCGCACAACGCGCAGTTTGATTTGAGTTTGATCGACGATTCTTTGGCGCGTTTGGATCAGCCGCCGCTGGGTCGGCCGTGTTTGGACACGCAGGATATGGTGGCGATCGCTTTTCCAGCGCAGTCCTCGCACCGGCTGGGTGATCTGGTCAAAAGTCTCGACATCGAAGCCGACGCGCATCTGCACCGCGCGCTGGCTGACGCGGAAGCTACGGCCAGGCTTTTGCTCAAAAGTTTTGCAGCCATTGCCGCGCTGCCGCCCGCGGTCTTTCAGCAAATGCGCCGGCTGCTGAAAGATTATCAGGGCGTGGAAAAAGACGTGCTGGAAATGCTGGCGCAGGACAAGCCGGCGGAACGTTCTGCTGGCGGCTGGAAAAACGCGATCGGTGAAAAACAGCGTTTCGAGAAATCTTTGTATTTGCAGGAAAAAGAAACTGCCGACGCGCTGGAGCTGGATCTCGCGGCGGAATACTTTGCGGCGGATGGCAAATTTAAAGATTTTCCGCATTACGAGCACCGGCCGCAGCAGCAGGAAATGGCCGCGGAAATAATCACGGCTTTCAATAACGGCGAGCATTTGCTGCTGGAGGCCGGCACCGGCAGCGGTAAATCCGCGGCCTATCTGATCTCCGCGCTGCTTTGGCTCAAGCGGAACGGCGGCCCGCTGGTGGTTTCCACGCGCACTAAAACTCTGCAGGATCAGCTGGTCGAAAAAGATATTCCAGCGGTGCTCAAACTTTTTCCGGACGACCAGTTCCAGATCATGGTGCTGAAGGGCCGGCAAAATTACGTTTGTCTGCGGCGTTTTGAGGAATTGGCGCGGCAGCTGATCCTGAACAAAAGTAAAGATATTGCTAAAATTTTGCCGTTGTTTTCCTGGCTGGTGTCCACCGCGCAGGGCGATCTCTCCGAGCTGCATACCAGTATTGAACGTAAATATCATTATCAAGTTTGTTCGGAAGGACTGACCTGTCTGGGTGACGCCTGTCCGGACAGGGCCAAATGTTTTTTGCAGCACGCGCGGCGGCAGGCCAAATTTGCCGATCTGATCGTGGTCAATCACGCGCTGGTTTTTTCTGATCTACTGGGTGGCGGGCAGCTCCTGCCGAAGCACCGGCAGATTATTTTTGACGAAGCGCATACTTTGGAAGAGGCGGCGACGGACAGCTGGTCCTTGGAGGCCAGCTATGGTTTTTGTACCGACGAAGTGAAAAAACTTGAGCAGCAAGTGCGCCGGTCGGAATTCCTGGGTCTGGCGGGGAAGTTTCGGGAAAATCTGCACGGATATTTTGAGGAATTGTCGCGCGTGGCGCGGGAGTACGCCGTGCCGGGTGAGGAACGCGCGCTGCGAGTCCGCGATCTGCAGAAACGGCCGGCGCTCTGGCAGGCGCTGGAAATGCTGCGGCTGGAAACGACCAAACATTTGCGTAAAATGCAGAAAGCTGTCGACGAGTATCTGGCCGAATTGCCGGAAGACGCGGACACGCAGCCGCTGCGCAGCGCCAAAAATTCTTTGCAGGAATTATGGAAAAAAGTCGAGATCGTCGCCGCCGGCGCGGACAATTATGTCTCCTGGCTGGCTTTGCAAAAAGGCAAAGCGCCTTATGACATCCTGCTCAAGGCCGCGCCGATCGATGTCGGCGCGCTGCTGCAGGAGCATTTGTTCACGCAGCGGGATTCCGTCATTATGGTTTCCGCCACGCTGACGATCAATAACTCTTTTGATTATTTTGCCGGACGCTTTGGTTTTGTGCGGGAGACAGACAGACTGCGCCGCAAGCAGCTTGGCTCGCCGTTCGATTATCAAGAAAAGATGCTTTGTTTGCTGCCGGCCGACCTCGGCGGCGCGGGGAAAAAAGACGCGCAATTGGAGCTGGATATAGACGGGCTGCCGGTGCGCGACGTGCGTGCGGCCGAGCCAAAAGCCGCGGCGGCCACCGAAAAAGAACATCAGCTGCGCGCGGCGGAATATCTGGCGCAGCTGGCGGAGATCACCGAGGGGCGTATGCTGGCGCTTTTTACCAGCTACCGCTCGATGGAGCAGGTATTCAGATATTTCAAAACGCTGGCGGACGACGCCGGGATACAGGCCTATTGTCAAAAAACGCACGGCTCGCGCCGCGCGCTGCTCAACCGCCTGCGCGGCAATAAACGCACAGCGCTTTTCGGCACCAGCTCCTTCTGGGAAGGCGTGGATATTCAGGGTGACGCGCTGTCGGTGGTGGCGATCTTTAAGCTGCCTTTTGCCGTGCCGACCGAGCCGGTGACCGAGGCGCGCAGCGAGGTGGTTGCCGAGCGCGGCGGCAAACCGTTCTTTGAATGTGCGCTGCCGCAGGCGGTGATCCGTTTCAAGCAGGGCGTCGGGCGGCTGATCCGCAGTAAAAAAGACCGCGGTATTATCACTATTCTCGATGAACGGGTCTGGACTAAAAATTACGGCGGGGCTTTTTTGCGTTCTATCCCGGAGTGCGAGATCATCAAAGCCACGCAGGCCGAGATTTTAGCCAAAGCGCGGGAGTGGTTTTAA
- a CDS encoding M20/M25/M40 family metallo-hydrolase, protein MSEQRIINSFIELVKINSTSRNEAAIRKYLLGQLRQLDYRPAADKKGNIHLTVNGAQVNGPVILFNAHLDTVTPGNNVQPKILRDRIVSGGDTVLGADDKAGLAGILEMLRLLKEKKILFHKIKIILTVEEEIGLRGAKALRFEDVKADYCFVLDSDGDVGTVVNQAPAQEILDFLVRGKSAHAGLNPEDGVNAIKIAGLAIARIKSGRIDSETTANIGIIRGGSANNIVPDEALVKAEARSRNEQKLQKQIRSMLSAFQNAAQKLGGSVEIKRAREYEAVDQPADSAIVKITRAAAQKMNLPHKVVASGGGSDAALIFGYGVPTVGLGIGMENVHSTREYITLRNLILLPKYLLALIQAASAYERAARR, encoded by the coding sequence ATGTCCGAGCAGCGGATCATTAATTCATTTATCGAGCTGGTGAAGATCAACTCCACTTCGCGCAACGAAGCGGCGATCCGTAAATATTTGCTCGGCCAGCTGCGGCAGCTGGATTACCGACCGGCGGCGGATAAAAAAGGCAATATTCATTTGACCGTCAACGGCGCGCAGGTCAACGGCCCGGTTATTCTTTTTAACGCGCATCTGGACACGGTGACGCCGGGCAATAATGTTCAGCCAAAAATTTTGCGGGACAGGATCGTCAGCGGCGGAGATACAGTGCTGGGCGCGGATGACAAAGCCGGTCTGGCCGGCATACTGGAAATGCTGCGCCTGCTCAAAGAGAAAAAAATTCTGTTCCACAAAATAAAGATTATTCTGACCGTCGAGGAGGAGATCGGTTTACGCGGCGCCAAGGCTTTGCGTTTTGAGGACGTCAAGGCGGATTATTGTTTTGTGCTGGACAGTGACGGCGACGTCGGTACGGTGGTCAACCAGGCTCCCGCGCAGGAGATTTTGGATTTTTTGGTCAGAGGTAAATCGGCGCACGCCGGGCTGAATCCCGAGGACGGTGTGAATGCGATAAAAATCGCCGGTCTGGCCATTGCCAGGATCAAGAGCGGCCGTATCGACAGCGAGACCACGGCGAATATCGGAATTATCCGGGGCGGCTCGGCCAATAATATCGTGCCGGATGAAGCGCTGGTCAAAGCCGAAGCGCGCAGCCGTAATGAACAAAAACTGCAAAAACAAATTCGTTCTATGCTCAGCGCTTTTCAAAACGCCGCGCAAAAATTGGGCGGTTCGGTGGAGATTAAGCGCGCGCGGGAATACGAGGCCGTCGATCAACCGGCGGATTCGGCGATCGTAAAGATCACCCGCGCCGCCGCGCAAAAAATGAATTTGCCGCACAAAGTCGTGGCTTCCGGCGGTGGTTCTGACGCGGCGCTGATCTTTGGCTACGGAGTGCCCACGGTCGGCCTGGGTATCGGCATGGAAAACGTCCATTCCACGCGCGAGTATATCACGCTGCGCAATCTGATCTTGCTGCCCAAATACTTACTGGCCTTGATCCAGGCCGCTAGCGCTTATGAACGCGCCGCACGTCGCTAG
- a CDS encoding tyrosine recombinase: protein MNAPHVARFLDYLLYERGYSPLTAEAYANDLQHFIRTYPAYLALDRLTLEKYAEELPAGLAHASVSRKLAAVKAFYKFLYQEDIVPQNPAAELAMPKLPTRLPRVLSQKETARILAAAALSARDRAALELLYSAGVRVSELAQIKLTEVNFAECFLKVKGKGSKERLVPLSARALAAAKAYIEEDRARLKNPAPELFLSRNGRALTRQMVWLIVKRLARQAGTLKNISPHTFRHSLATHLIENGADVRTVQEILGHANIATTQIYTSVSREHLRRVYASAHPRQ from the coding sequence ATGAACGCGCCGCACGTCGCTAGATTTTTGGACTATCTGCTCTACGAACGCGGCTATTCGCCGCTGACCGCCGAGGCTTACGCCAATGACTTGCAACATTTTATCCGGACGTATCCCGCTTATCTGGCTTTAGACCGTCTGACTTTGGAAAAATATGCCGAGGAACTGCCGGCTGGCCTGGCCCATGCTTCGGTCTCGCGTAAACTTGCGGCGGTCAAGGCCTTTTATAAATTTTTGTATCAGGAAGACATTGTTCCGCAAAATCCGGCCGCCGAACTGGCTATGCCCAAACTGCCGACGCGCCTGCCCAGGGTCTTGTCGCAAAAAGAGACCGCGCGGATTTTGGCGGCGGCCGCTCTGTCCGCGCGCGACCGCGCGGCGCTGGAGCTGCTGTATTCTGCCGGTGTGCGGGTGAGCGAGCTGGCGCAGATCAAATTAACCGAGGTAAACTTTGCCGAATGTTTTTTAAAAGTCAAAGGCAAAGGCTCCAAAGAGCGTCTCGTGCCTTTGTCCGCGCGCGCGCTGGCGGCGGCCAAAGCCTATATCGAGGAAGACCGCGCGCGTTTGAAAAACCCCGCGCCGGAATTATTTCTTTCACGCAACGGACGCGCCTTGACGCGGCAAATGGTCTGGCTGATCGTGAAGCGTTTGGCGCGGCAGGCCGGGACGCTGAAAAATATCTCGCCGCACACTTTCCGCCATTCTCTGGCGACGCATTTGATCGAGAACGGCGCGGATGTGCGTACTGTGCAGGAAATACTCGGCCACGCCAATATTGCCACAACGCAGATCTACACTTCCGTATCGCGCGAACATTTGCGGCGTGTTTACGCCAGCGCGCATCCGCGGCAGTGA
- a CDS encoding putative toxin-antitoxin system toxin component, PIN family has translation MKIVLDTNVIVSALINPNGAPARVLALVLSGKVILLYDNRVLAEYETVLRRIEFDFPQAAIADLLAYLNSAGEFVNAEPQKAKLPDETDRKFYEIYKSGAADYLVTGNLKHFPQEKRIVAPRDYLRESYEL, from the coding sequence ATGAAAATTGTTTTGGACACCAACGTTATTGTCTCAGCGTTGATCAATCCTAACGGCGCGCCGGCACGGGTTTTAGCTTTGGTCTTGAGCGGCAAAGTGATTTTATTGTATGACAACCGTGTTTTGGCGGAATATGAAACCGTTTTGCGCCGTATTGAATTTGATTTCCCGCAGGCAGCGATCGCGGATCTCCTCGCTTATCTGAATTCCGCGGGAGAATTTGTCAACGCTGAGCCGCAAAAGGCAAAACTGCCTGATGAGACGGACAGAAAATTTTACGAAATATATAAAAGCGGCGCGGCAGACTATCTGGTGACCGGCAATCTCAAACATTTTCCTCAAGAAAAACGCATCGTCGCGCCGAGAGATTATTTGCGGGAAAGTTACGAGCTATAG
- a CDS encoding type II toxin-antitoxin system Phd/YefM family antitoxin gives MRFVAVRDFRTSSASIWRDLPAEQEMIITNNGKPIALLTPLNDATLENTVAAVRRAKALDAVNVMQRHSVKLGNDKMPLKMLNRLIRAARQR, from the coding sequence ATGCGGTTTGTTGCGGTTAGGGATTTTCGGACTAGCTCGGCGAGTATCTGGCGGGATTTGCCAGCGGAGCAGGAAATGATCATCACCAATAACGGCAAACCGATAGCGCTTTTGACACCTTTGAACGACGCGACTCTGGAGAACACCGTGGCCGCGGTGCGCCGCGCCAAAGCTCTGGATGCCGTAAATGTTATGCAACGGCATTCTGTGAAACTGGGCAATGATAAAATGCCGTTGAAAATGCTTAACCGGCTGATCCGCGCCGCGCGGCAAAGATAG
- a CDS encoding hemolysin III family protein has product MTLKEPLNGLLHLFGAVLAVPATALLILKSIASGQDVIWKIVGFSIFGLTLFLLYFWSTMYHWLPQNAGGKNQVFRKFDHLSIYALIAGTYTPFCLITLRGAWGWTLFGLVWGLAVVFITLQAIFIDLPRWLTTMVYVLMGWLIIIAVRPLLANLDPGALPPLIGGGVVYSLGGAVYSLKKPNLFKHFGYHELWHVMVLAGSALHFWTMLLYL; this is encoded by the coding sequence ATGACGCTTAAAGAACCGCTCAATGGCCTTTTGCACCTGTTTGGCGCAGTTTTAGCTGTGCCGGCCACGGCGTTACTGATACTTAAAAGTATCGCTTCGGGACAGGATGTTATTTGGAAAATCGTCGGATTTTCGATTTTTGGCCTCACGCTTTTTCTACTTTACTTTTGGAGCACAATGTATCACTGGCTGCCGCAAAACGCGGGCGGCAAAAATCAGGTTTTCCGCAAATTTGACCATCTGTCCATTTACGCGCTGATCGCCGGCACGTACACGCCGTTTTGCCTGATCACGCTGCGCGGCGCGTGGGGCTGGACGCTGTTCGGGCTGGTCTGGGGACTGGCGGTAGTGTTCATCACTCTGCAAGCAATATTCATCGATCTACCGCGCTGGCTGACCACGATGGTTTATGTGCTCATGGGCTGGCTGATCATTATCGCCGTGCGGCCGCTGCTGGCCAATCTCGACCCCGGCGCTTTGCCGCCGCTGATCGGCGGCGGCGTGGTGTACTCGCTGGGCGGCGCGGTGTATTCGCTCAAGAAACCCAATTTATTTAAACACTTTGGCTATCATGAATTGTGGCACGTTATGGTGCTGGCCGGCTCGGCGCTGCATTTTTGGACAATGCTATTGTACCTATAG